The sequence AACTCATCCATGTTCGTTTTGCCCGTGAGCACGATGTCCTGAGCGAAGAGTCTTTCAACAGCCCTGGCGGTATAAATAGGAATATAGTTTTGGAGAATCTTCGAAGCGCATGTGGTGAGCAACCCCTTTGTGCACATATTATCTTTTATAGCGGTGGGGATGCCGGCCAAAGGTGATAGCTGCTTCCCAGCCTTTATTTTCTCATCGACTTCGCGAGCCTTTGCCAACGCTCGCTCCTCAGTTAGGGTAATATAGGCTCTGATTTTGTCCTCGACCTGCCCTATGCGAGAAAACACGCTCCGGCAGAGCTCGACCGCGCTTATCTTGCGCTCTTTGAGCATCTTGTGAAGTTCGTGAGCTGTCAATTTGTATAGTTCCATTGAACTCCTTATTAGTCGGGAGTCTCTTAGTCGGGAGTCGGTAGTCAAATTCTTTAGACTCTAGACTTATCCCTCATCCCTTAAACTAAAGACTAGATGATTTTGGGGACTACAAATGCACCTTGTTCCCTTTTGGGTGCATTGGAAAGCACCTCTTCTCGAGGAAGAGAAAAGCGTGTTCTATCATCGCGAAATACATTCTTTAAAGGCAAAACGTGGGATGTGGGAGGCACCTTAGAAGTATCCAATTTGGCAATCTTCCCAGCATGATCCAATATTTGGCTGAGCTGTTTGGTGAACCTCTCCTTCTCCTCCTCGGTAAGAAAAAGCCTAGCCAACCAGGCAACATGCTCTACCTCTTTTTTGCTAATCGCCATTGGGGACAGCCCCCCTCAATTAACTGTAGTAATCGCAGAAATTGGTTACTCTCTTAAATGGTTCACCGTTCACAGTTCACGGTAGTTATAGGTTCATAAAACCATAAACTTGTGCTCAGGGCCGCTTGCAGAGCGAGTGTGAGCGACGGCGTCGCGAGCGCGATTCGAGCAGCTGCGTCAAATTGACTTAGCGAAGCGGATGTCGATTTCGCACTGCAACAGTAAGAGCAGCCCAAAACGAACCCGAAGCTCAAGGGTGGCCCTTTGAGCACTTTGCATTGAAAATTATGACCCATGTATAGTAATTATATCGAGATTAAGCGCGTAAACAACCTTCAACCATAAATAGAGTATATCAAAACCACGGAAATGAGATTGTTCAAGGCATGCAGAATTATGGGTGGTCCCAAAGACCCCGTCTTCTCATATAAATAAGCCAGGACCACTCCGATTATGGTCACTGGGATCAAAAGCCATGATTGGGCATGAAAAAAGGCAAAGATTAAAGCACTGGTGATAATACCTCCTGTGATCCCGATGCTCTTCCGTAGTGCGGAATAGATAAAGCCTCTGAAAAAAACCTCTTCGGCGATGGGGGCTACCACAGCAGCTATCGAAAGAGCGAGTATCAATCCAAGATAACCCCGTCCGAAAAGACGAGGTATACCCGTAATCAGCTCTGGTGAAGGCTCGAATTTGAACACAACAACGGCAATGATAGCATACAATGCCACTAAAGCTCTAACCAAGATCAACCAAACGAAGCCCAATTTCAAGCCGAGCCAAAGATTGAAGGAAGAAAAGCCTAGATCCTTTAATCTCCCACGGTGAGTTCTAACTCCATAATACCAAGCTACTGAAACTAAAAACCCGTAAATTAAGAGCATTTGAAATGTTCGAACTATAGGAGAAGCAAAGGGAATTTTGATGGGAAGAGTCTGAAGGGAAAAATTCAGCAAAATTAAAAGTATTAAGATGAACAGACCCTTGCCGACATCCTTTAATGTCCAAAGAACCTCTCGATCATCCACTTAACAGCCTCACATACTATTTTATATCTTTTTTATGCCCTAGACATAAATAGAGTGATCTCTAAGAGCCATCCTTACAGACACTAGCTGCTGCCCCGAAAGTTGGGGCTGCGGCACTCTCAGGGCGAACGCCCTCCATAAGTTCGGGTCGGGCCGTTGCCGCTGCTGTTCCCGTACGGGCTTAACGGTTCTCGCCTGTCTGCCGACAGGTAGGCAAATGCACTCTCCAGGATACTCTTATCGAATTATTAAGCGTGAATTATGTCTAGGCTATATCTTTTTTTCTATCTTTTCAACTCTTTCGAAGATGATAGCTGGCTTACCTTTATACATCACCTGTTTTTGCATATACCTTTACGGGATACAGATGGGAAGATATGAGAACAGGTTTGGATTACGACGAGCTCCCTTATTCATGGCGACAAGTTGGTGTATCACGCCCGAATGGCTTGGAATCTCTTTCCACTCTATGAGTGGACTAGACCTATATGCGGAATGTATATTCATTACGATCCCGATTCTGCAAATGATGTTTTTGTAAACTATTATGCTGCGGACTGGTGGGCACGAACAGAACTTGTTAGTGTATACTGGGCAGGAAGTTGGTGGCATAGTGAGGTTGATGTAAGAATAAATACCAAATTTGTGGATCCCACATATCGAAATGCTTATCCGGCTCCTGGTCACGGTGATGGTCAAGGAATCACAACACATGAATTGGGCCATTTTGTTGGTTTAAATCACAGTTATTATCCAACAACGATGTATGGATCCCCAATAAATCCTAACGGTCAAGTTGAGACAGTTTATATGAGGGATCTTCATAGTGATGATATATTCGGAATGAATGCACTTTATCCACCTCTCCATCGTTTATACCACGGAGGAATACATGATCACTTCTACACTGCAAGTCTTGGAGAGGCGAATTTTGCTGATGCGAATTTAGGTTACAGCTATGAAGGACATGCGGGCTACGTTTGGACTTCCGCAGAAAGAGGCACAACATCTCTTTATCGTTTGTGGCATGCAGGAATAGGAGATCACTTCTATACGACAAACCCTGCTGAGAGGGATTTTGCTATCGGTTTAGGTTATGCATATGAGGGAATAGCGGGTTATGTCTGGCCTACCCCTTATAGAGCTGGTAATGCAGCCTTCTATCGTTTATGGCATGGAGGATTGGGCGACCATTTCTACACCAGAAGTTGGGATGAAGTACTCTTCGCTACCACCCTGGGCTATGCATACGAGGGAATTCAGTGCTATGTGCACGCAAGGTGAGATGGAAAGAGAGTGAAGTGAGTTGACTAAAAGGATAAAAATCCTGATTCTGGCGATTCCTATAATAGTGGTTCTAATTGTAGCCAGCGTTACTATCCCAAAAATGCTTTTTGAGAAGACGCCCC comes from Actinomycetota bacterium and encodes:
- the gatC gene encoding Asp-tRNA(Asn)/Glu-tRNA(Gln) amidotransferase subunit GatC; translated protein: MAISKKEVEHVAWLARLFLTEEEKERFTKQLSQILDHAGKIAKLDTSKVPPTSHVLPLKNVFRDDRTRFSLPREEVLSNAPKREQGAFVVPKII
- a CDS encoding type II CAAX endopeptidase family protein, with the protein product MDDREVLWTLKDVGKGLFILILLILLNFSLQTLPIKIPFASPIVRTFQMLLIYGFLVSVAWYYGVRTHRGRLKDLGFSSFNLWLGLKLGFVWLILVRALVALYAIIAVVVFKFEPSPELITGIPRLFGRGYLGLILALSIAAVVAPIAEEVFFRGFIYSALRKSIGITGGIITSALIFAFFHAQSWLLIPVTIIGVVLAYLYEKTGSLGPPIILHALNNLISVVLIYSIYG